A genomic segment from Spinacia oleracea cultivar Varoflay chromosome 3, BTI_SOV_V1, whole genome shotgun sequence encodes:
- the LOC110777991 gene encoding probable leucine-rich repeat receptor-like protein kinase At1g35710 has translation MQTLKTSLTLVSILIFAATASVKSCNEVDKEALLDLKHRITDDPSALLKTWVTNTDCCTSWAGVDCDRPTGRVVNVSMSGLQSGDDFILDTTMSGTLSPFLGNLTFLELLDLSNNKDLTGPIPPELGKLSHLTFLFLDTNQLNGSIPSSFTNLHKLQKLYLSNNKLSSSIPNSMFQSMTSLLELGLSGNRLTGPIPATIENLLQLNKLDLNTNNISGNIPIGIRKLKKLTYIDLSLNNIRGSIPDSITELSQLNLLYLNDNKLTGSIPSSIGRLLSLQFLRLWNNKLSGVLPNSIGSLPQIQRMYLDNNNITGKLPSSLGNLGMLTEMSITNNYLIGSIPASFGNLRNLLILDLSGNQLIGPLPPQLVQLQLLQTLSLSFNPLKLVTIPSWISKLNLFQLKLAGTGLRGEQLPHWLSTSSINYLDLSSNKLTGKLPSWIGNMSSLWFFNISNNGFYSSIPVEFRKLSNLQNLDLHSNKFSGPLGIIFTQGSYTNIDVSSNMFTGPLDENMGDKAVMNSITSLILSNNPLGGSIPKSIGNLTRLQVVEMVDNRLSGGIPKELENAKELTTILLSRNSLSGSIPRNLLNLENLKVFDVSRNKLSGPIPPHKADVPASAFSGNAGLCGAPLPPCKH, from the exons ATGCAAACACTCAAAACTTCTCTCACCCTTGTTTCGATCCTCATTTTTGCTGCTACTGCATCTGTAAAATCCTGCAACGAAGTAGACAAAGAAGCGTTGCTCGATCTTAAACATCGCATTACAGACGACCCATCAGCGTTACTCAAAACATGGGTCACCAACACAGACTGCTGCACTTCATGGGCCGGAGTGGACTGCGATCGGCCCACGGGAAGGGTAGTGAACGTCTCAATGTCCGGTCTCCAATCCGGGGATGACTTCATTTTGGACACCACCATGTCAG GTACGCTCTCTCCTTTCCTCGGCAACCTTACCTTCCTCGAACTCCTCGATCTTAGCAACAATAAAGACCTAACTGGTCCAATCCCACCTGAACTAGGGAAGTTGTCACACTTAACCTTTCTTTTTCTAGACACAAATCAGCTAAATGGTTCAATACCCTCCTCATTTACAAACCTCCATAAGCTACAAAAGTTGTACCTTAGTAACAATAAACTCTCTAGCTCAATACCCAACTCCATGTTTCAATCAATGACATCCCTGTTAGAATTGGGTTTATCTGGAAACAGATTAACCGGACCAATTCCAGCAACGATTGAGAATTTGCTTCAACTTAATAAGCTTGATCTTAATACCAATAATATATCCGGTAACATTCCAATTGGTATAAGAAAACTTAAAAAACTTACATACATTGATTTATCCTTAAACAATATCAGAGGAAGTATACCAGATTCCATAACTGAACTTTCACAGTTAAATCTTTTATATCTAAATGATAACAAACTTACCGGATCAATTCCTTCCTCCATAGGCAGACTTCTTTCTTTGCAATTCCTTCGGCTTTGGAACAATAAACTGAGTGGTGTTTTACCAAATTCAATAGGAAGTCTTCCCCAAATACAAAGAATGTACCTAGATAACAATAACATTACCGGAAAGTTACCATCAAGTTTAGGAAATCTTGGTATGTTAACAGAGATGTCAATCACAAACAATTACCTCATAGGCTCAATCCCAGCTAGTTTTGGTAATCTCAGAAACCTCTTAATACTGGATTTGTCTGGAAATCAGCTTATTGGCCCTTTACCTCCACAACTTGTTCAACTACAGCTGTTACAGACACTTAGCTTATCCTTCAATCCTCTTAAGCTTGTGACAATACCCAGTTGGATCTCTAAATTAAACCTCTTTCAACTAAAGTTAGCAGGAACAGGGCTCAGAGGGGAACAGCTACCACATTGGTTATCTACCTCATCAATAAACTATCTCGATTTGTCGAGTAATAAACTCACGGGGAAGTTACCTTCATGGATAGGTAACATGAGTAGTTTATGGTTCTTTAATATATCCAACAATGGATTCTACTCTTCCATTCCTGTAGAATTCAGGAAACTCTCAAACCTTCAGAACCTTGATCTGCACTCAAACAAGTTTTCAGGCCCGTTGGGAATAATTTTCACACAAGGGTCTTACACCAACATCGATGTGTCTAGTAACATGTTCACGGGCCCACTTGATGAAAACATGGGTGATAAAGCTGTCATGAACTCCATCACTTCCTTGATCTTGTCGAATAACCCGTTGGGAGGATCCATACCAAAGTCGATAGGGAACTTGACTCGGCTCCAAGTGGTGGAGATGGTGGATAATCGGTTATCAGGAGGAATACCCAAAGAACTTGAGAATGCCAAGGAATTGACAACAATTTTGCTGTCAAGAAATAGCTTGAGTGGGAGTATTCCAAgaaatttgttgaatttggagAACCTGAAAGTGTTTGATGTATCAAGGA
- the LOC130470594 gene encoding uncharacterized protein, producing the protein MLTPLKFNQNLLLSSFPSHLCTKNPQNDAVSIIHLRMFRLRGFNLLLNHHHHRHHHHHRNSNLQILKPDFIFARKSSMADTQEAERSEKQNPLPLPLAAEKTAAKEKEKEKKELPPPPEKPEAGDCCGSGCVRCVWDIYYEELDAYDQLLKDFNNSPN; encoded by the coding sequence ATGCTCACGCCATTAAAATTCAACCAAAACCTCCTCCTCTCCTCCTTCCCTTCGCATCTCTGTACAAAAAACCCTCAAAACGACGCCGTGTCGATCATCCACCTGCGCATGTTCAGGTTAAGAGGTTTCAATCTGCTATTAAACCaccatcatcatcgtcatcatcatcatcatcggaATAGTAATTTACAGATCTTAAAACCAGACTTCATCTTCGCTCGAAAATCATCGATGGCTGACACTCAGGAAGCCGAGAGGAGTGAGAAGCAGAATCCGCTTCCGCTTCCGCTTGCGGCGGAGAAGACGGCGGCGAAAGagaaggagaaagagaaaaaggaatTGCCTCCGCCGCCGGAGAAGCCGGAGGCCGGCGATTGTTGTGGCAGTGGGTGTGTTAGATGCGTGTGGGATATTTACTATGAGGAGCTCGACGCTTATGATCAGCTTTTGAAGGATTTTAACAATTCTCCCAATTGA
- the LOC110777993 gene encoding LRR receptor-like serine/threonine-protein kinase SIK1: MGDNHPVNFIFLLLLLLLIIISTFFNNGASTTFWGDTLVLKQLKLGIAPDSLSHGSCVSSWDFSYDPCDTLFSDKFTCGFTCEEDDVVSPGNISRVTELALDQVGYSGSLSSISWNLPLLRSLDLTGNNFSGTIPASFSNLTRLTRLTLSRNSLSGLIPDSLGQLASLEVLALDNNALVGPIPGSFSGLVKLNRLEIQGNKLSGEFPDLSRLSSLSFLDCSQNSISGEVPANLPASLVEISMRSNNLVGSLQEGILGNLPFLQVLDLSYNQLGGSVPASFFTHPSLQQISLSNNNLTSIEVPSGLGTESMLIAVDLSNNGLHGLLPGFMGLMPKLSALALENNTLVGMIPTLYAFKAVWPEPGIAPFERLLLGGNFLFGPIPDPLMKLDPDSTRISLVDNCLLVCPNTLFFCQGRDQKSLEECRSYIGLVATP; encoded by the coding sequence ATGGGTGATAATCATCCTGTTAAtttcatcttccttcttcttcttcttcttctaatCATCATCTCAACCTTCTTCAACAATGGAGCTTCTACAACTTTCTGGGGAGACACTCTTGTTTTGAAGCAACTCAAACTCGGAATCGCCCCTGACTCACTGAGTCACGGCTCATGCGTCAGCTCCTGGGATTTCTCCTACGACCCTTGTGATACTCTCTTCTCTGATAAGTTCACTTGTGGCTTCACATGCGAAGAAGACGACGTCGTTTCACCTGGAAATATCTCCCGAGTTACTGAACTCGCTCTTGACCAGGTTGGCTACTCaggttctctctcctccatttcaTGGAACCTCCCTCTTCTTCGCTCGCTTGACCTCACCGGAAACAACTTCTCCGGCACGATTCCGGCTTCATTCTCCAACCTCACTCGCCTAACCCGACTCACCCTCTCTCGTAACTCGCTCTCTGGTTTAATCCCTGACTCGCTGGGTCAACTCGCTTCTTTAGAGGTGCTTGCTCTGGATAATAACGCCCTCGTGGGTCCCATCCCGGGGAGTTTTTCTGGGTTGGTTAAATTAAATAGGTTGGAAATCCAGGGGAATAAACTCAGTGGCGAGTTCCCTGATCTGAGTCGACTCAGTTCATTGAGCTTCCTCGATTGCAGCCAGAATTCCATCTCCGGTGAAGTTCCGGCGAATTTACCGGCTTCCTTGGTCGAGATATCAATGAGGAGTAACAATCTAGTCGGAAGTTTACAAGAGGGTATTTTAGGTAATCTACCCTTTTTACAAGTCTTAGACCTGAGTTATAATCAACTCGGTGGGTCAGTCCCGGCGAGTTTCTTTACTCACCCGAGTCTCCAACAGATTTCTCTATCCAACAACAATCTCACTTCAATCGAGGTGCCGAGTGGACTCGGAACTGAGTCAATGTTAATAGCGGTTGACCTGAGTAATAACGGGCTTCACGGGCTTTTGCCGGGCTTCATGGGCCTGATGCCGAAGCTATCAGCTTTGGCGTTAGAGAACAACACGTTGGTGGGTATGATACCGACCCTATATGCATTCAAAGCGGTTTGGCCCGAACCCGGAATCGCCCCGTTTGAGAGGTTGTTATTGGGCGGGAATTTCTTGTTCGGGCCGATACCAGACCCGTTAATGAAGCTGGATCCCGATTCGACCCGTATTAGTTTGGTGGATAATTGTTTGTTGGTGTGCCCAAATACCTTATTCTTTTGTCAAGGGAGAGATCAGAAGTCTCTAGAAGAGTGTAGAAGCTAcattggccttgttgccactcCTTAA
- the LOC110777992 gene encoding truncated transcription factor CAULIFLOWER A-like yields MGRGKVQLKKIDNKVNRQVTFSKRKTGLVKKAHEISVLCDADVALIVFSHRGKHFQYCSDTSMEKILERYERYCYAEKRLHPTNDTDIQVNWTIDFAHLKAKAELLHKNHRHYMGQDLGLLNNKEIQSLELQLDTAIKSIRARKNHLMHESICELQKKEKAMLEHNNVLAKEIKERERNMAEVQQMQLPSSQQHLGQGHPDASNFLLSQASTSYY; encoded by the exons ATGGGGAGAGGAAAAGTGCAGCTAAAGAAGATAGACAACAAAGTTAACAGACAAGTAACTTTCTCCAAGAGGAAAACGGGGCTTGTGAAGAAAGCTCATGAAATCTCAGTCCTCTGTGATGCTGATGTTGCGCTCATCGTTTTCTCCCACCGAGGAAAACATTTTCAGTACTGCTCTGATACTTC AATGGAGAAAATCTTAGAAAGGTATGAGAGGTACTGTTATGCAGAGAAGCGGCTAcatcctactaatgatacagaCATACAG GTAAATTGGACCATCGATTTTGCACACTTGAAGGCCAAAGCTGAGCTTCTTCACAAGAATCACAG GCATTACATGGGACAAGATTTGGGGTTACTCAATAacaaagaaatccaaagttTAGAGTTACAACTTGATACTGCTATCAAATCTATTCGAGCCAGGAAg AACCATCTGATGCATGAATCCATCTGCGAGCTCCAGAAGAAG GAGAAGGCAATGTTGGAGCACAACAATGTTCTGGCAAAGGAG ATAAAGGAGAGGGAAAGAAATATGGCGGAGGTGCAACAAATGCAGCTGCCATCGTCGCAACAACATCTAGGTCAAGGTCATCCTGATGCGTCAAATTTCCTACTTTCCCAGGCCTCCACCTCTTACTATTGA